A stretch of DNA from Sylvia atricapilla isolate bSylAtr1 chromosome 3, bSylAtr1.pri, whole genome shotgun sequence:
tccatctCTATGAGCGCTATAAGCAAGCAAAATCTCTGGGCAGATATTATTCTAAACCTCTCTTATTAATGGGTCATGGTTGCAATTGGTATCAATTTCTGGTAATGCAGTTATAGACAGGAAAAGTCACAGCTCAAgagaaaattactctttttgCTCTTTAGCCTCTGAGCTTGGAAAGTAATGtgtaaatgtaattttcaaCTAACATTTAGATAAAATATCACTTAATTATTCAAATCTCAAACAATAGTCACAGTAATTTTTTACCCATACTTTCCAACTCATAAAAACCACAGTCATTTATATCTTTGTATTTGCTCCTAGTGTCTCTTATAGGATGGCTCACAAATGTATCTGCTACCATTCTTTACTTTTATTATACACGATTATTTATAATGACCTACTATTCTtgagaaataattcaaaaatacATTCAAGACATGTAAACCATaccaggagcagcctgtgacACTGAAATGCTCAAAGAAgcattattttggaaaatagtaaatttaataaaaagtcAAGAGTTGAACTGCTCTCTCAAAGACATGAGAGAGCAAACTGCTCAAATATTTAtctagaaacaaaaaattaacaCCATTTCACACAGATGATGCTGTGGCACAGTACAAAAACCTCTAGGGTGTGCACTTTATTATCATTTCAGGATGTCACCACTAAATAAGCACAAGTGAAGACTGTCTGCAATTAAAACTTTTATAGAAGTCTCAAGACAATTACTATTCCTGATGaacaactatttttttccttttttcagaaGTCCTTCTATTTTTGCCAGATCTCCAAAAGAAACCGTTGCAGAACCTCGCTGGGCTGGTTTTGCctaaggaaaaaggaaaaaaaacaaaacatataGGGgtagttttaaactaaaaagttttttgaaaagcttttaaaacaatgCTTATTCAAATAGTagcttgaaagagaaaagaacagcTTCACATCACCTGTGACTCATGGTATTTCCAGCCAATCATGTAGTAGATCTGAAAGGTGGCAGGCACGGAGCCGTCGCTGTTCCCATACATTTCtgtcagggcagggagggagagagaaaaggttCAGACCATCAGCTCCAGGAAACACTCAGCTCTCAGAACATCACAACTGACTGTGACATTTTCATCATAATGACTCCTGCTGAAAGATTTGGgacaataaaaatatctcatcCTGCTGCATCGATATAGTTCAAATCCCAGCATTAGAATTAAGGTTAAAAATAGCTTATGATAATGGCATTTTGTTCTGAAGTATTTgggggggtttggttttgctttaggtttgttttggtttttgggggtttttttgggtttttttttcttcacaaaggTCATagaaaaagacacagaaaaaaatgttcttaaagTCATTTTAGATGAACTCATTGCCTCTCAAATACTGACCTTGGTATattgcagcagctgccagcattGTCTCCCTGTGTAGCAGAGGTTTTCTATTCCAAGAGCAATTACTCTCCCCCATACCTAAAAATACGTTTCagctttaagaaaaagaagatataGCACATGCCATGAGTTAAGTGCCATGCACTAAGGACAGATTCTTACTAAACAGAGTAAGTACAGAACCCTCTGCACTTCACTGTAAGAGAGAACGTACCACAGATCGTTTGGTGAGTTTCTTATGTGTAAGAAACCAAAACTTTTCATTCCTATGCTTTGCAATTTACAGTTTGCATTGCTAGGAATCATTTCAAATTATTACTTCTTCAGCCTGAGTCTTCAAATATTTAGGTTTTTAAGTATACCTGATTTTAAGAATGAGTACAAAGAATCTAATCAGACACATGACTATATTGTTTTAACTGATAACCATTAAAATTACTAGTCCAAgagatttaaaatacaaaataaaataaccacaattagaatatttttaatcacTTACTGCAGCTGAATGTTTCTGCACAGAATAAAAGTTGTGTTTCCATTAAGGAATTACTGCAAACAGCAGTGGGTCCAGATAAGAAATTCCCTGAGTTGCTGTCAGTAACAACAGACTGCATGTGAATGACTGTTCCACAATCCATGACAAATGCAATCAGAATATTAACACAATCCTTACTCAACTGTTTGCTGTTCCTCAGCAGACTCCAAACTGAGGATATATTTAGTCTCATTCCAAAGCAGTTTGCTGATTGCCCTGGTGACTAGAAAGGCTCACAGGAAAAGTCAGTGTGTGGGATATGGGCTTCTGTCTGCCCTTAAGGGCTTTTCTGCACCTTACACTGAACAGGCTCATGCAGAACAGGAaccccaggaaagcagaacaTTCACAGCAAACCATGAAGCAGCAAATCTTTGACTTGTGCTTCCCAACATGAATCTCCTGACAGACATAATCTCCTGACTAACtagacagcaggaaaaaactAATGCTTCCCTTGTTGCAAGAAgatgtatttgctttttttaagaaagaaatgttttgtgatGAAAATGGTGCAACACTGGCTCAGGTTGCTCAGGAAGGTGGTGGATAACCCACACCTGGAAACatccaagaccaggctggacagagctctgagctgttgcagcagccctctcattggagggtagaaatgagctgagacacagactccttgtttatcacagcacaAAAAGGGTCCTGGTTCATTCCCcttcacagctcagccatcctgaccCCAGCCATTCACtgaccctgcctgcagcagctcctgctggagctttcccttgcagcctctcaCTGCTGGTTATTGCTGCTcaactctgactgcagggattggtgtgcagactgactgcagcttttacccagctggactgtgactgcaggttccaacaacaggctctgactgcacacccacactgacctcactgcagtgcttctctctcctcaggatcCTTCTTCTCTGTgagcctctccttccctcttcctcaaggttcctcctgctccatgattcccctccccagctcagccactCCCTTTATCACACTTCTCTTTACTGGATACAGCTGGGACTCATCGGGGGTGAGGCTGGATTGGGAATTAACACAGCTCTGACTTATCAGGGGCCAGGTCACCTgcattcccttctcctgcacTGAGCAACGTGATCTACTtcaagatgtccctgctcactgcagggagttggactagatgacctttaaaggttctttccaacccatGTGATTGTATGTATGATTTGGAGTTAAGAAACACATAGTAAAACTCTTCTGTGTCTGCTCCACTGATATAGAAAACATTTATGTTTCCACAAAGAATGTACTTGCCTTGTAAGTCTTCCATAACTTCAAATAACCCTGGGTAGTTCACTTGGATTTCATCAGTATCCTAGATGAATTGAGAAGTTCAGTTTTAGAGCATATCAAGCTAAACCAATATCATTATTTCAACCTTCCAAACTACCAAACtattccctgccctggcagaagagctggaactagatgatttttaaggtcccttccaacccaaaccattctacaaCTCTATTCATCTGCCTCTTATGGTCAAATCATGTATTTCTAGAAAGCATGTACTATTTCAACATTTCTAAAAAGTTTTGCTTAGTAGCCCAAATGCAATCCAATTTTAAGTTAAATGCCAccaaattttgatttaaatgcCATTGCTTTCTTCTCGGTTTTAAAAGGAAGAGCAAGTGTCTGTAACTTTTTTACGCAGCTCTAATATTCTCTGACGTTTCTCCAAGAAAACCATCCAAATTCTACTGGGCCACGAGCCAAAGGTACACTTCAGCTGGTTCCATTAAtcaccacaaaaccaaaagcagtgGCAGTCTGGGTTATTTCTGCAGCGATGTACATCACATGCAGAAGGAAGCCGCATGTTATTACCACATCAGCAAACAGCGATTTTCatattccagcagctctgggattgTTCTGCCTGATGGTTCTCTTACTTATAATTACCACGGTGAGGGTGTTGAagccagccctggccagcagGTGTCCCAGATCGGCGACGGCGGTGAAGGGCGACACGTGAGGGGAGAAGCCGCCCTCCCTCTCCAGCTCGGCCAGCTGCAGCGAGCAGCGCAGCTCGTACAGAGTGTCCCCGCCCAGCATGGCCCCAATGAACACCCCGTCCGGCCTCAGCACCTGGTGGATCTACAAACACACACCGTTCTGACACTCTGGGCCTTCATCAGCTCCAAAGCAATCGCTGCAAGAGCTGTAACAGACTTAATGGTGACTGTATGCTGCAGGGTGAGCTGTCACACAGCTTCTGGTCACTCTGCGAACAAACGCTCTGGCTGAAGAGAGACTGTTCTCTGTTTTTAAGAGTAAATCCTCAGAGATGTTCCATGTTTCCTGACTGGAAATTCCAAGTTTACTGACCGAAATTTCAGTCAATTTCACTTACTTTCAGTCAGGAAACATGGAACAAACCGTGGAAATTGAGGGTAAAACTATTATCAGCAAAATACGCCTAAAACAATATTCTCAAttaatttcctttggaaaggagGGTATATTAAGGTAAGTATGCTATTTACTTTTACCTCCTGAGAGCAgcaaaaagcactttttaatGGCTTGATTTAAGAGAAATGGAGGCTTTAGTTGCCAGCAGTGATCTCTGCACTTCTGAGACAACAGACTAATCACCATTTTTATTCTGCCTATGATTACTTACAGTTAACTTGCCAAAACAGGAACATCATAACTCAAACACCAAGGCTGACAAGCTGCTTCCTGGTCTCCTAAGTTCTAGCCCCCTTCCTAGTGAGAAGGACAATAAATCCATGCTTTCTTGTTTCTTTAAGAGCTGGAAATGATCTCTGGTGAAGACATCTAGAAGAGCCTGATTATATAACCAGGCTAATGAGACAGCAAGCATTTCcaatgcttttggaaaaaaaaacattttcaatacTTTTTAAACCAAGCTACCTTTTCTGTGCTAGTAAAAAAGGCTTTAATTGACAGGTAAGAAAATTAGGCAGTTAAAGGCAGTTTCCATCAAAGACAGTGTTACCAACAGAGGAAATCAGGGAAGTTGGCCAAGAAGCCCAGTTCACTCCCCACTGTGAGACAATGTCAGTTTATTTAAGTGGGAGAATGTATTTGACACTCTACAGAATACTCAAATTCCAGTGAAAATTGtgtatttctttcaaagtttCTTTTGTAAGTACTGAAAGCATTTCAACTGATTTTTATGATGTCAGTAACAGTAGAGTAGTCCTATTCCTACCAACAGGTGACAGAACAGCACTCCAATGACTGATCaagatgaaataaatgaaaaaacagcaaacTGGTTAACATGCTCCTTGTTCTTATGCCACATTTTTGATTTGACTGAAGTTTACACCTGGAAGAACGAGAAGAACTAAACCAAAATGACCAAAACtgttactggggaaaaaaaaaaaaatctgtcctcaACAAGTATTTGCTccatttcaaaatcaaaaatcCTTGACCAAagctgtatttcaaaataaacagctgACACATAAAAATAACTCAAGCTCCACAAAGCAGTTCTGGAGAAGTATAGTAATTGTACTACAAATAGTAAGAGctaacaataaaaatgaaaagcactgCCTCAGGTAACATCAGTTACCATGATCTCAGATGTGGACAATCCAAAATATTGCGTAAACATGTTGTTTCAGTTATTTATTCCAAATTGATTTGAGGGAGCAAATCAGCAGCAATATCAACTAATGCTCCTCAAACTGCCCAAAGTATTGCAAACAATGCTTGTGTACAACGTGAGTTATTTGTGTGCCTCTTAGTTAAAGACCTGGAAATATAGAGTGCTCTCAATGCAAGTAATGGCAAGTGCTGACTTAGAGTATTAAAGAACAGTTTCTTACCTCTCTGAAAGCTTTAGGGAGGTCATTCACCCAATGTAAACTGAAATAACAGAAGGGTACAGTTTATAATTTCAGATTAAATCAAATTCAGGGAATGCAAGTAATTACTTAATGATCTAAGTAAGTTTCAGGAGCCAAAGCCACAAACTGGTTTCTCAAGGTGCAACCATGCTGAAACACCGGCTTGAAACTGATACTAAACAAGAAGCAAAGTTTATCCACATagtgcttttttctctctttttttggttgACAAAATGCAAGTCCTGGAGACTAGTTTGTCAAAATGCAGGAAAGATAGAAGCTCCCCTAGTATCTTGTaggaaaataagcaaacaaaacaggaaGAATAACCAGGACAGCAGTTTTTACCTAATGCATGCTCGTATTAACCATGTAAGTACACTTCTTATTGCTTTTTAATGGACTATTAATCTTTGCTGGATTGATTTTCTTAAAGCTACTCTGAAAAGAACATTATTAACaacttaaacaaaacaaaataaatgaactaTTAATACATACCTTAGGCTGCTGACAACAAGATCAAAGGTATCTTCTTTgaaaggaaggaattcctcATCAGCTACGACCCTGACTGTCGGGATTTCAGACTCTACAGCATTTTTCTAATGTTGGGttagaaataaaacagctcATCAGAAACTCCCTTCTTTTGCTCTCCTGTATTACAGAACTGAAGCACTTTAGCATTCAAAGAGCTACTTACTAAAGCATTCTCTGCGATATCAACTTGGATAAACTTTTCAActgtttcctgaaataaaaattttaaaggctattaaatatgtaaattattttgtaaatggATGTAAGTAATTTGTTGGCACTTACACCTATTTATAACAAGAAAGAATCTTTTCCACCCTTGATAAAAGCTTTATCTAAGGCAGAAAGTACTTTTTCCCCACCCAACATGGCACCTGCTCCCAGGGAGAACAGCTGAGGCAGAAATGGTAACAGAAAACACATTCTATAATTTTAGGCATAAGTTTAGTTAAACATAAACCATGGATTAACAGCCAAGGAAGCACCTTTACTTACAGCCTGCTTCATGAAGGATAAACTGTTAATTGCTTCAAAGTCCCCACAATGACACCTCTCTTTAACAACTAACTGTGGCTGATAGAGTCACCAAAAACTCCACACATGTTCCTACCCAAAACTAAAAGTTAACTGTATTATAACAGATAACTTCCCTTGAATTACCATTAGTCCAGTTTGCAGTGACAATAAACTAAAATAGCCTGCAAAACAGTTTTGAACTATAACTACAGCTATGGGATGTGGGGGGGAAGATTCACCTCATCAAGGCTCAGATGATTGTTTTAAGTCGTAACAGAGCCCTATTTGAAAGGGAGAGACACATATGAACTGCATTTAAATGCTTTCTAGTATGAAGAGAATGGCAATACCTTGGTTAAGTGCTGAGCTATGTAACCTCTTCCAGAGCCAACATCCAAAGCGAGAGGAAACGTTCTAAAGGACAAGATTGACAATACAGAATATAACCAAGacttgagatatttttttagattttagaCTATGTTACGTTTCACCTGCTAATCTCTACGGGCGTTATTGAACTCAGCCCCCCGAGGTGAGTTGTGCGGTAGCCCTGGGCAGGGCGCTCGGCATCCAGCGGGTCTCGCCAGGGCTCCAGTCCCCGGGGATTCGGGACAGGCGGGGCTCACCTGGCGACATCAAACACCCGGTCCGCGATCCTGCCGCCGACCTGCGAAGAGTCAGAACCACAGGGTCAGTGGGGCAGGGAAAGACCTCCGAGATCATCAAGTACAATCCATTGGCAAACAGCGCTTTGTCAAATAAACCacggcactgagtgccacgttCAGCCTTTCCTTCGACACCTCCAGTGCCggtgactccagcacctccctgggcagctcattcCAATGTCTGTCTGATCGctcttttctgtgaagaaattcctaaTGCCCAACCAAAACTTCCTCTACCAGAGCTTGAGACAATGTTCTCTTATCCCGTCGCTGGCGTCTCAGGAAGAGAGACCGAcctccacctggctacaacctccgTCCAGGGAGTCACAGCGACAAGGCGAGCCCTGACCCTTCTTTTCTCCACGCTGAACGCCCCAGCTCGCTCAGAGGCCttgggctccagcccctccaccaGCCCCGCTGCCCTTCTCTGAACCCGCTCCAGCTTCCCAATATCGTCCCTGAGCTGCGGGGCCCAGAAGCGGCCACAGCACCGGAGGTGACCCCGCCagcgcccccggccccgcacctCCTCCCGCAGGTAATCGCACTTGGCGGGCTCGGCCTGCAGCGCCGCCCAGTTCTTCTGCTTCCGCTTCAGCCGGCGGTCGAACGGGTTCAGCGCGCCCGAGGCCGGCGAGGCCCCGGCGGGAGGAGGGGGCGAAGCGGCGGCGGCCCTCACGGGCAGCGCCCAGAGCCGGCGGCACCATCGCGCCCTCAGCGCCGGCTGCGCCAGACCCCTCATCCGCTCGGCCTCGCGCGCCGCTCTGCGCATGCGCCGCGCGGGAGGCGGAGCCGTGACCCGCCGTGACCCGCCGTGtcccgccgcggccgccgtAGCGCCGCCGGAAGTGGCGGCGTGGTGGCGGCGTGCGGGCAGCGCCGTGAGGGAGCGGCGGGAGCCGGGCACGGTCGGTGCGAGCGGAGCGTCCTCGGGGCTTTTCCTTGCGGCCGCGTCCGTCGCTGGGCTCGGGGATGCGGGGGGTGCAGACGTCTTGGCGCAcgtggtgctgctggtgggctGTTAGCTGCGGTGCTAATGTCGTGGAAGGTGCCGTGCGTGGTGTGGTGGGCAGTCACGGAGGGATGTGTCTGCAGCCCAGGTGTCTCCCTTACCGTAGAGTCGTAGAAGGGCttgggttgaaagggatctCAAACACAATCTCGTTCGAAGCCCTCTCCCATGGGCaaggccaggttgctcagagccccatccaacctgccccttgaacacttccagggatgaggcatccacagcttctccggGCAGCCTGTTGCAgtgcctcaccagcctcacggggaagatttttttttccccctgtctAATTTAAACCTGCCTTCTAATAtgttgaagccattccccttcGTCTTGTTACTCCAGACCCTTGTAAATattctttctccatctttcttgtagaCTCTCTTCAGACACTGGAGGCCCACAGTTAGGTctcctgaagccttctcttctgcacGCTGAACAATTTCAGTTCTCTCAGTTTTTTTCTCGTAAGAGAGGAACTTCATCCTTCTAAATATCTTGCTGATCTCTAGACTTGTTCCAACAGCTTTGTATCCTTCCTGTGTTGGGACCCCAGGTCTGGACACAGCCCTTTAGGTGGGCTCTCTCCTGAGCAGAACAAAGGGTCAGAATTCCCTTCCTCACCTGCTGTCCATGGAGCTTtggacacagcccagggcatAGGGGAtttctgggctgccagcacagctgacaAAACAAAGATTTGTGACTGAGACAGTAGTAGACACAGGATTATTTGTGATTTGTTTAAATCTGCTGCTGCATCAAAGCCAGTGAGGTGCTGGATTCCATCAACGAGGCATCAACAGCAGAGCTAAAGAAGTCATTGTCCCACTTGGTGCTTGTCAGGTACATCTGGaattctgtgttcagttttggttCCTGCCATACAAAAAAGatgtggacaggctggagagggtccagaAGAGGGCCACAAGGATGGCCAAAGGACTGGGACgtgcaggaaaggcagagagagctggGTTTGTTCTGCCTTGAGgaaagaaggctcaggggagaccttatccTCACGTTCCAGTGTTTAAAAGGTGGCTACAGAGAAGATAGAGACTCAGTTTTTGCAAGAAGTCACAAGCAAAAGGCAGAGTGTAATAGGTACAAGTTATTCCTGGGGACATTCCATTTAGGTAGAAGAGGAAAACTCTCCTCAATGAGAACATTCAACCACTGGAATAAtctcctcagggaagtggtggattcTCACTGACAAAATTTGGCTGGACAGCGTGCTGGGCCATCTTGTGTATACACAGTGCTTTTGCCAAAAATGTTGGGCCAGctgatctttgaggtcccttccaagaGGTGGTGTGTGATGCTATGAAATTGCCGTCTGTGCTCTTGGAAAGAACTTATTAGAGACAGGTTAGAAATCCaatttgttattgttgttttttccagttATGTATCTAAATCTATGTTAATTTCGTCAagttgctggtttgttttttttttaatcagaaatatttgttgggtttttttttccccttatcgTAGATGTCCAAGTCTTCAGTGGCACCAAAAATGTCATCCCAGGAGGAGATCCTGAGCGATGGGCGGTTCAGCCGCATCACCAGGGACCCCAGGTTTTGGGAGATGCCCGAGAAGGAGCGCAAAGTCAAGATTGACAAACGCTTCCGAGCCATGTTCCACGACAAGAAGTTCAAGCTGACCTACACGGTGGATAAAAGAGGTCGTCCTGTTAACTACACCTCTTCAGAGAACCTCAGGAAGTTTTATGCCTTGTCAGAATCTGACTCTGACCTTTCGGAGAGTGAGAGTAAAgaggtgaagaaaaagaagaaaaagaaagctaaagGTAAAGGAGAAGCAGATTCTGCTGGTGGCCTCCCAAAGGAGGAGagcaaaaaaagccaacagGAGGTGGACCAAACATGTGAAGCAGTGACTAAACTAAATGACCTTAAAAAAGATGGACAGAAAAGTAAATCTAAGCTCAGCTTGAAAGAGGACTCAGAAAAACCTGCAGTGGAAGTTGATCACTCTCGGGGAAACAAGGGCCTTTTACCcaaagggaaaaacaagcaagaaCGTGTGTCAGAGGGAAGATCCATTTCAattcaaaacaaggaaaagactTCACAAGCAAGTGCTGCTAAGTCAGTCAAAGCTCCCAGGAGGGACCAGTCCCtaggagggaaaataaaagaatcagGTTAGTAGTTCAAATACCAAGAATTCAGCTGTGTTTATTAGGATGTTGAGGCTTTTGTTTTATCCATAGAAGATGTTTTGCAAGATCAGTTATAAAATAGCTGACTGACTCAGATCAGTCCTGCTGAAGGATTGGAGTTGGTTAGCTCTGTACAGAATCAGTTCTGATTCTTCAGTAAGATTGTGAACATCCCTGTCCTTTTAATTGCTGGCACTGAAATTGTTGGTAAAATTTACAGCATGTACCCTGCTGTATTTATGGAACTGAACAGTGGATACATGAACTGATACCAGGAAGGCTTGGTACTCACAGTCCATATCACAACTTGTGGACTGAAATTGTAGACATGGCAGCATTGAGCCATTCATTTTAGAGGGGATTAGAAAGAGCAAAACTTTATTTAGATTGCTTGTGCATGTGTATAGCCTCCATTATTAAATAGATTTCTACCTGTGGGTtctgtaatataaataaaatagcatAATACTTAATTACAGTTGAGATTGATAACACAATTTTGGACCTAAAGAGGAATTAAATTACATAAGACCAGACAAACAAAAGAGACAATGCtaatgttttctgttgtttgctCCTGCATCATTATGACTTTCAGGAGTCCTGTAAATAGGTATGAAAAAGCCctgaagttttcctttttgtaaagGGTCATGTGCAATGCTAACATTAAAATGTATCTAATGTTTATCCTTCTGTGCTCAGACATCTGTGAGCAAAATGTAAAACGTAGAAGCCAGTCAGAGGAGGAAACCTCTGCAAGTGAGGATGCGGAATCGGAATCAGAGGAATCAGAAGATGGTAGGGAGACAGGCGAGGAAGAGGAGCCAGAAGATGATGGGGAAACGGGTGAAGATGACAGTGCTTcagaagatgatgaagaaaGTGATAGTGGGCCTGATCTAGCCAGAGGCATAGGGAACATTGAGACCAGCTCAGAGGATGATGAGGATTTAAATGAGCTGTTTCCAAAGGAGCCAGAGATCGAGCACTCGTGGCGTGAGCTGGATAAAGATGCCCCTCGTGGAGATGAGGTAACAATGCTCTGCATGTGAAAAGTTGCTGCATGACAAACTCAGAAATGTTATGAGTTCATTACAGACCATCATGTATGTTCATGGCAGTATTTTTCATAAAGGTTTTTCAGGCTTTTTAGTGACAGAA
This window harbors:
- the NDUFAF5 gene encoding arginine-hydroxylase NDUFAF5, mitochondrial — translated: MRRAAREAERMRGLAQPALRARWCRRLWALPVRAAAASPPPPAGASPASGALNPFDRRLKRKQKNWAALQAEPAKCDYLREEVGGRIADRVFDVARTFPLALDVGSGRGYIAQHLTKETVEKFIQVDIAENALKNAVESEIPTVRVVADEEFLPFKEDTFDLVVSSLSLHWVNDLPKAFREIHQVLRPDGVFIGAMLGGDTLYELRCSLQLAELEREGGFSPHVSPFTAVADLGHLLARAGFNTLTVDTDEIQVNYPGLFEVMEDLQGMGESNCSWNRKPLLHRETMLAAAAIYQEMYGNSDGSVPATFQIYYMIGWKYHESQAKPAQRGSATVSFGDLAKIEGLLKKGKK